In Lolium rigidum isolate FL_2022 chromosome 3, APGP_CSIRO_Lrig_0.1, whole genome shotgun sequence, the genomic window GGATTATGGGCAAGAGCTTAGAAGGAGTAATCCTGGATCAAAGTTCTTTGTCACAACCAACTCTGTGGGTGATGCTGGTAGTGCAGATCATAAGCAACATTTGGCCACAGTATATTGGAGCTATGATGCTTGTAAGAGAGGTTTCTTAGCAGGGTGTAGGCCAATGATCTGTATTGATGGGTGCCACATTAAAACAAGGTTCAAAGGGGTGCTTCTGACAGCAGTGGGGATTGACCCAAATGATTGTATTTTTCCTATTGCATTTGGGTTGGCAGAAGTGGAATGTACAAGTAGCtgagaatggtttctcaccaattTGAAGGAAGATTTAAATATATCCAACACATCACCTTGGACCATTATGAGTGATAAGCAAAAGGTATTTACTTGCTATCTTTAATGGACTTTCGATTTTTAATGTACTTGCTATGTTTATTGGATAATTGACTTGGTATCTTTTTAATAATACAGGGGCTAATAAACGCAGTTCAGAAAATATGGCCAGATTCAGAACACAGATTTTGTGTTAGGCATATGCTCCAAAACTTTCAGAAGGCTGGTCATAAAGGAGAAACCCTTAAAAATGACTTATGGGCCATTGCAAGGTCTACTAGTATTCCCAAATGGCAAAAACATATGGGAAAGTTGCTCGCTGATAGTCCCTCTGCACATGAATGGGTTGAGAAACTTGTTCCTAATACATGGATAAAAGCTTTTTCCAAAGATTTCTCCAAATGTGACATGTTGCTCAATAATCATTCAGAGGTGTTCAATAGGTATAAATTCATTATTGGTTATTTATTATGGTTCATTTTCTTGCCTATCAGAGTTCAAGTAATTAACTTCTTATTATTCATTATTTTTCAGTTACATTGTAGAAGCTAGGGAGTTGCCTTTCTTATCCATGCTAGAATCAATATTCTACAAGATTCTGCAAAGGATTGTTGGGAAGCAGAAGGAATCAAAGAAATGGAGTGGAAGGATCTGCcctaaaataaagaaaaaattggAGAAATTCACCGGGTGGAGCAATGAGTGTGGTGTGAAACCTGCAGGTAACTTCTTGTACTTGGCCAGTACACATGAACATGAAAAGACTTTCAACGTTGACATGAAGACAAGAACATGCGACTGCAATAGATGGCAGTTAACTGGAATTCCATGTCACCATGTGATAGCATGTTGCAGAAATGACAAAATAAATCCTGAAAATCTAGTGCATAGTTGCTACACAGTTGACACGTACAATAAAGCATACAACTACAATTTAGCTCCACTTAGAGGCAGATTATTCTGGGAGAAAATGAATGGAGTGAAGATTCATCCTCCTCTATTCACAAAAGTTATGGGTAGGCCCAAGAAAAATAGGAAAAAGGAACCTGAGGAGAAAGTGAAGAATGGTGTGAAGATTTTAACAAAAGCCGGTGTGACAATGCATTGTTCTGTGTGCGGAAAACCTAACCATAACAAGAAAGGGCATGCCAAATTTGTCGAAAGACAACTGCAGGAACAATTagaaattcatggggatgaagaAGATATTGAAATTCCAGAGATTCTAGAGGTAAATAATAAAATGATTTTTTCTCACATTCTCTGCATTTACTGTTCTACAAATGTTGTACTCAAGCTCGAAAGGTTTCATTAATGCAGCACATAATCCCTCACACTCCATACCCAACTAGGGATCCTACACACCAATTGGAAAGTATGGTTTATAGATTGGGGCAGGAGGTAATATTTAATGCATTATAATCCTCAATTTACTTGTGATGTGTATTCTAATGTTCCTCCATTTTTCAGGCAAGAGAAAATGTGCCAATGTCTAGAGTACTTGGCCCTTTGCCAGAAAATGCATTTGTTGCATCTGCAAGGGAAAACATTCCAGCAATAGGTGTGAGAGTGACCACTTCTTCTACTAGAGGAAACTTGAGGggaagaggcagaggaagaagTTGTGCAACAAGAGAACCAGCAAAAAGGAAAGAACCAGCAGGAGAGGCTAGCACTACCAGAGGCAGAGGAAGAGGGAAAAAGAAGACTCCTGCTCAAGCTACTACAAGTGATGCACAAGAACCGGCAAGAACAAGCAGAAGAGGGTACAACACAGGCCAAGGAAGTACATACTACATGTTGTTTGGTGATGATGAACAACAACCAAGACCAACATCATTGCCAGACCTAAATGCAGAATTAGTACCCGACCTTAATGTGCAAGAGTTTGCACTTAGCCAGAATGCACCACATGATGGTGATGTTTAAATGCCAGTCAATTTATGATAATTTTCTTAGTTAAGTCATTCGGTTTAGATGATATTTAAATGGCATTGTTACTTGAGTTACTTTTATTACAAAGTACTTGATGGAGAAACTAGTACCGTAGAGAAACAGAGTTATAATATGTGCCCCATATCTATGTTCAACAAAATCTCTTCCAAGCAGAGACATAAAGCATGACACCAGGCATACATATGTGACCAGGAAACCGAGTCAGCAAGACATCTAGTCCTGTTCCCTCAAATCCCCCACTCTCTCTTCATGTTGCTAGCTATGTTACAGCAGACTAGTTCCATGCACGGGAAGCCAAATACACCCAAATCTGAAACCAGTCACTAGTTAATTAGCTAAGTTTCTAGATCACGGAACACACAGGCTCTACACATAAGCAATTCATTAGTCCAAAACTTCCCAAATCCATCGCATGTTATTTCTAGTGCCATCTCTATTTCTGCACATGAATATATGCCCAAAAATAGAGTTGGTAGAAATACTCACCAGGCCAGATCAAGGGACGGTAGGAGGAGGGGACACAGATCAATACGGGACGCCGTCGTTGGGTTACCGGGCGGCCGGCAGCGGACGCAGGCACTCATACGGATTTGTAAATCAGCTCGGTGTGGTCGCTGTGCCGCGGCCTCCATGGATTTCCGAATCAGCTCCGCGTGGTCGTCGTGCGGCGCGACAGCTTGGGCGACAACGTGATGTCCAGCGAGGGAGCAGCCGCAAGTTGGCGCGGCACAGCGGCGAGCGGCGCTAGCGAGGGCGTGGTGGCAAGTGAGAGACCTGCGGACACAACATGAAGATGGTGGGGAAGGATTGACTCAAATGTTTGTCAGGAATTTCAGGAGGATGTTATTGCAAAAAGATAGAGCGTTAGTCATTTCCATCGTGGCATCACACGCGGCGGAACGCTACAGGCTCGGCCCTAATTTGATTCCGAATTACACCTTCTTGTACCACGGTTTCTCATTTTACAACTTAGTATACTAATTTGCACATAAGGTGCAAGTTGTTCTACCCGGAATGTAATTAGCTCTTTCCCTATCACACTGTCATTTTACTAGTAGAACTTTCAAGTATGCTAGCCAGACCGTTTTGGTTGATCAGTTCCATTGTACAAATTATGAACTGTGTTCTTTCATATTTTCACTTAATTCTGATTTCGCTGGTCATAGTTAGCACACACATGCTTAACAGCCTCGAGTTATGTGGCGTCACCATCAATTTTAAATCACAAGCAAGTTAGACTACAATCTAAATGACATATCCATGTCATCTCACCCATTTTCCATCAGCTAGCCACGGCataggcgcggcgtgccgccgcgccatccaATGCTAGTATTGAAAAATGAGAGGTGGGAGGCGCTATCCTCAGGCAACACCAGGTCGCCACCGAGCTGTTTGACCAGTGAAAGAAAGCATAGTGGCAGATCTACCATACCAACAAAAGAGGAAGTGTCCATCCTCCCCCTTCCATTGTTTCCAACGAGATCGAGATCCTTGTGGTGTAGCCGTCGGCGCCCTCGCCGGTGAACTTTTCGCCGCTGCCGCCTATCACTCAGCCTGGTGCCCAGCTGCTACTGCGGCAACTTGTAGGGATACCTCCGCTCCTGCACCAAATTGCACGGCTCCCGCCGTGGCGGATCCTCCTTGACGGGCCGGGATAGGACGCGAAAGGCGATCTCGGGCCACGTCGAGCTGGAGGCGCTCCGGaaggaggagatcgtccggcttggAGGTGCTCGAGCTCTTAGTCCGATGGGGTGGAGCTAGGTATTGTAGGAGGCCATCCAACGAAATGGCGGCGGAAGGCTGCCGTGGCGAGGAACCATACGGCAGAGTCGGCGGCGGTGGCACCTTGTGCCTAGGGTTCCGGAGGAGGTCGGGGCGTTGCTTCCCCTTTCTCTTGCCGTGTTCTGAACCGATGTTTTGACTTGTCGGTGGCACGAAGCGTAATTAGCTAAGCCAAGATCATTACCATCAGCCGTCCTATATCATCAGATTTAGATTGGGCGGACATGATACCtctaatgacgaccatcaaatgcATTAAGTGTCAAACGATCAACTcctatttaatagtaaagatttcatCATTGCCTTATTATTTTGAGATCTGGCGTAGATAAGCATAAAAGGACgcggtagcgcggtgaaatacaaaaatcctattaCTACTCAATTATATAACTTAAGGAAACAACGgtgtaaaaacatgctaaaaatacgCTCATCAACTTTCTCAAGCTAGACTCTTGTCCTCGAGTAAAATAGAAACTTCATGAAACGTAAATCGTTAAAATAAATGAGATACTCTGAATTTCTGCCCCGACACCTCGATGCTTTGCATCACGTTATATGACCATACAGTAAGAACTTTTAGACATGAGAATGTGTATGAGATAGCACCAAGCATCAATAGAAGAATCAATCTAATTTCAGCGGGTACTCTACTCCTTACATGGCACTCATCTACCTACAGTAGCATTGTGCTGCTCCTTCGTCTACCTATCTAGACTTGTTATGTGTGTTAAACAGCGGAGAGTACTCTTTATCAAGCGCCTAGGAACTGTACATGTGGTTTCACCGTGCCCGCAATGGTTCCGTAGGCATTTGAAATAGTGGCTCGTGTTCGGGCGGTATGCCGAGAGCAGGAGAGGTTAATGTTGTCAAGATAGATGCCGCGACACTGCACACTCTGGCTGCACAGAATCCGGATGGCTTTGGGGTTGGAGGATGTCCCGTGGATGTTGATGAACCTGGCGTCAGATATGGCCACAGCGCTATCCTGCAAACACAACAAAGTGCACGCAAATGATTtcaaattatttatttatatgaTGCAGTGGCAACGTGGTGATGAGTTCAGTCACCTGTGGCGGACAATTTCCCGGGGGACAATAGAACTGGTCAATGTCAATAGGATATTGGACATCAGTCATGTTGAGGTTCTCAAAAAGGAAACCATTTGCTTTGCCACTGCCACCCTGCATCAGTAACAATTTAACACCATACTATATATTAGGGTAGTATTGTTATATATGCCTATTATCTGCAGCTAGCTTGTGTTATGTACATGCTAAATGCAACCATCAGTAAATATCTTTGAATAcatgatgtataggcgcacttatGCACAAGGCAAAGGCATGTTGATGCCGCTTTAGTGTTACCTGCCACGATTTGATCCTAACACCAGTCATAGTTTTAGAAAAGCTGCAGTTGGATACTGTAATCCTTTCCACAAGTGCTGTCGTATTGTTGCCTCCAAGGCTTCCCACACTACATAATAAGATCAGAAAGCTTCTTAGCTCAATGTATGTTACTGCTGGGGAAGAAGTTCATCAGTATTTGGTCAGCACGGGCTGCATGGTTGAGTAGTTTTACCTGATGCCATGACCAGGCCCACACGCGCTGTTGGTGATATTAACATCACTGGTCCCTGATAGAATCGACACGCAGTCGTCACCTGCATTTGTGCAATGTCAGTAGTTCCCAAAATAACACATTTGAGGACAGTGTGCAGTAAACATGTATGCATTTGAAGGGCTGCTGAAAGGACTGTACCGGTTTTGAAAGAGCAATTCGAGATATAAACGTGGTCGGAGAAGGACATGGTGATCCCGTCCGTGTTAGGGCTTTTGCCTGGCGCCCTGACGGAGACGTTGTTCACCTGCACCTGGCTGCACCGGAACAAGGTCATGTGCTTGTCTGGGCTGTCCTTCAGGTGTATGTTCTTCACGGATAGGTTGTTGCAGCTTGCGAATGCTAGCAGCTGATTTCACAAACACAACAGGTACATAAACATGCTGTCTACCTGACCAGTTAGAGGCTGAAACTGAAAGAGATGTTTGTGGTGTGCACTTACAATTGGCCGGACACGGCATTTCTGTGAAaaatgagaggatgcatcagttTGTTGCAAATGAATAGAGGAAGAGATCGAAGCAAGTGATATCTGCTTAGGCCTGAGGAGCCTACCTTCTTGTTGAAGCAAGTCCACCAGATGGCGCCATTGCCGTCCATCTGGCCACTCCCGTTCACCGTCAGGTTGTTGACGCGGTAGAAGGTAAGGAggttcgctgctgtcgtcgtccagaTGGCGTTTGGCGCCACGATGTTCCCGTCCAGCTGCAGAGAAACTGATTCAGTTATCTCTTGCTTATTGCCAACGGATGGAAGATACAGGAAATTCAGACTGATCGTCAACAAATTTTACCTGCACGGTGACAGGCGACTTGCAGGGTCCATTCAACCTGATCTGGCTTAACAAGAACGTCCTTCCTCCAGGGATGACCATGGTCGGCGAGCTGCTGTCACGGCAAGTTGCGTTCCATGTCGCCGCGAACGCCTTTGGACACAGAGAAGATGCGCCAATAAGCAAACAAAAAATCTGATAAGCAATGCGATGGCGAAGCCAGATTTCCAGAATAAGATCAGGTTTGCGCTGGTGTTACCTTTGCATCATCTGTGCTGCCATCCCCGGCAGCATGGAAATCCATGACGCTGTATCTTTTTCCTTGCCGACCTGCTGCAGATTGAACGGCCGCGAacacgagcagcagcagcagcacgaagAAGATCCTCTGCCGTTTTCGAGATATCCGTCAGGCAAATCAacatatactactccctccgataatTGTAAGTGTCGTTTTTTTTTTAATTCGAACTAGTTATATTTGAAcgagagaagtccaatttacctCCCTAAACTCGTCTCAAAGTTCATATACAACCCTTAACTTTACTTTGGATTCAATCTTCAACCCTAAATTCTATAAACCGTTCGGAATTGGACCTTCTACCTTTTTTGACATGTATTGAACCGGTTTTTCTCGCCAGTTAGCGGTTTTTCTTCCTATATACTGTGTCAACTCATCAATATACAATATACACGCTACACGAAAAAACAGCTTAATACAAGGAAAACGCTTTggatccggcgaccgatcgcgCGCCAGCGATCGGTCGTCCGGTCTCGCTCCCGCGCCGGCTTAATGGGCCTTCTTTTTTCGGCCCAACAATGGTTTCGCTGCAAAACTAATGAACTATTTGTTGTAAACAATCCGTAATTTTTGTAGGATTTGTTGTTAACAATTGTTGTAAAGAGACAACTTTTTTTTGATGCTAATAACAAagtgattttttattttgttgtaacCATTTGTGACTTTCGATAAAATAGTAGGTGATTTTTGTTATAATTCTATCTGTAGCAAATTAAATAGTCTATGGTTTTTGTGGATGATGTTTGCGACTTttattgtaaacacccaaattatTTGTGACCTGTGTtgctaattattgttgtaaatattttaCTGGTTTGTTTTAAAGATATTTCTGGAATGAAAGCAGACTTTTATTGTAAACATCCAAATAAAATAATGTTGGTTTTTGttattaattattgttgtaagtatgttaccgatttgttgtaaagatattatTGCATGGAAACTAACTattattgtaaacacccaaataaaaaatattgtttttgttgttaattattattgtaaatatattgataatttgttgtacatatatgtgaagatttactgtgaaaattttgttgtaatactttttattttttgtacacAAAGCGGCGGATTTTTGTTGCTATACTAAACAACGGGTTTTGTTGTAAATATCTGAAAGTTTGGGGGCAAAGGGAAACACGTGTTCAGTTTAAACTGATAGGCTTAGGACCGCGGGTTGATTTTCCAAAAACCAGGGGGCAAAATGCAAAAATCGAAATGCTGCTAATTCTAGCCGGTAGATCGCGATCGGACGGCCGGGACAGCAACCGATTTTCTCTGTCCGGGTCGGTCGCCCGACGCTGAGCGCGCGCCTTAATACAATGCAAGGGGTGATTTTGCATCTTGttagaattcagggttgaaagTTGAACCAAAATAAAGTTGAAGGTTGTAAGCTGAACTTTGAGACAAGTTTAGAGGCTATTTGAACTGAAACCACGacccttattatggatcggagggagtatagaaGATAAGAACAGGATCTACAATTCTATCGAGCTGATGAACAATGGTGAACTGAATCGACACATACCATGATTTACAGTACCGATAGGATTGGCAGCCACGCGCTCTTGATTTGATGAAGAAGAGCTGAGGAAGCTACGATTGCAGTGCACTGATGCTTCTACTACCAAGGGCGCGCGCGTGTGATGTATTCACGCGCCAATGAGCGATCACACACGTATAGCAATGGCAGACCTTGATCGAGCCTCTCCTATCTTGGTAATGCTCTAGAAGATCAGAATTTGTTTACAAGGTTTGATCAGTGCAGGGGATCGCGGCGGTGTTTCTTCCTTGTACGTTTGAACAAGGTCGGCGACATCCAAGATTGCCAGGCCGGTAGTTTCGCCAGCCGATCGATCCTCCTGTGCTGGGCTGCTTTTGCTCGTTTATAAATATACGCACCGACAATTTCAGAACGGAATCGTGCTCGTTTTGGAAACGAGTTAAAGTTGGAAATATACAGGCagtaatactactccctccgttccgtaATGTAAGACGCTTCTCGCCACGATCTCCTCAACCACTCCTTCTCGGCCACGATCCCTCGCCCAGGAGCACCTAAGAGCTGCTTCTCCTCCGCCCATCTACCATCAGCATCAGGTGCTCCTGGGCTCTGCATCAGCTACACCTCCGGCCTCCAGCACTTCTCCTCTGCCCAGGTCCACCTCCGGTCAAGACTCCCTCCCGCTGCTTCACCTACGGCATCCAGTTGTTTCCCCTGATCATTATACTCACTCCCAGGTCGCCAGCTCTCCTGAGTCCATGATCGTCCAGGACAAGAGGGCCGGAGTGGACAGGGGGCGGTGGAGGCGGGGGTGAGTGCAGGACCGTCGACAGCTGCGGGGAACGGGTGGCGGCAGTGGTAGCGGCCTGGCCGTGCTTCTGTGTTTCTCCTCTGGCCCTGCAACAACAATTGTCAATTCAGCACATCAATATGGTGCTGCCGGACCTCAATTTCAGTCCACCAGTAGATGAACAAATGGAAGTAGCTGATGAACAAGATGTTAGAGTAGATGATGCAATGGATGATGTGGATGACCAAGAGACAGGTACAAACAAGTTCAGTTAACTTCGTCGATCATTTATATTCACAAGTTTGAGTACATTAATAGAGGAACTAGAACTAATGTTGCTTTTAACAGTAGGACAAGTTAACTGCAAAAGCTATAAGTAACAGATTCACTTCACTGACCAAACATGAGATTTCCCAGTGTCAGATGACAAGCAAAAACATTCTACACCAACTTGGGTATCAAACTCAAACATCACATTCACTTCAAGATGGTCCCACGACCAGAAACTAGATTCATGTCCAAGATAACTATTTTTCCAACCAACAACAGGTTCCAGTACCACAAATCACCACCAAGGGGTTGACATACACAAGACTAAGAAATGGGACAAAGTCTACCTTGTTTCTTACGATGCTACCAATCTTGATAATGTCACAATTCATCCCATCATTGAGTACTTTGATTGCCTGCGAGGAAAAACACTGGTGAAAGGGGAAGTGCTGGTCAGACCATAATTGCATCAAATGGCATAGGACCAAGTCTCAGTACACTCAAACAGAAAAATGAATTGGAATGATAAAACATACAGTAGCATCAGCTTACCATTGCTGGCATACCTGTGTCCAGATGACGACGCTGACCAGCTTGCCATTGCCGTTTGCTTCACCATTTCCTTCAACAATAACTGCATGTTAGTGAAAATTACTGCCAAGAAAATTTTAAGAAACTTGCAGCCTAAAATATCAGCTAAAGCCAACTGAACTAACTGAAGAAAATACAGTTGACACCACAAATCATCTTTTAATGGCAATGAACCATATGAAAAGCACTGAGTCTCCAGCAACAAGTCTATTAGCACTAACAAACACACTAATTACTGAGCCAGTAGCTAAGAGGTGTCTTTTGGGTTGGTACCTGGCTCTCGATTTCAGAAACATCTGTGACTTATATTTTAggaatctgtttttttttttttgccagccCGTAGAAGAGAATTTACTGAAACAAGGTGATGATGTAGGAGTACTAGGAACAAGGCCTGGAGAATTTACTGAAACAAACTTGCCTTGGAAGATGTGCCTGAACTTCCAATCGTTGTCATGGATGTCCCTCGCAATTAGCTCCTGAGCATCCTACAAACCACACTATACCACCTGTTATTGGCAACAGCAGACCCAAAAGGCAGGGTGCGAAATGGAAAGGGGCACCGCCCAGAAGTAACACACTCATCACACCAGAGGAGGGAAGACGCGCTTAGCGGCATGGCACGGCACGGAGAAGCCGCCGTGCGTGTTGGTGTCGCTGGTGGTGAGCGTCTTGCAGAAGTAGTTAGTGGGGCTGCTTGCTCATGATCCCCATCTCGGCCGGCAGGTAGGCGTCGTTCTGCTCTTGCTGCAACCACAGATCAGCGCAATGGAAAGGATGAGAACTCCATGTAGAatctcatgaaacaataacaattTAGATTCGGTTGAGTTTTAAATACTAAAGCACACAAGATAGAAATTTAGCTACAATTCGCCAATTCGGTTGTTCTGGCTAAGCACATAAGCACCTAATGATCCTGAATTCAAAGATGCTGTAGCTAAAATTGGAATGGACATCCAGCTGGTGCAGCAGCCAGCAAATAGCCCAGATTTGAATGTCAATGATCTAGGGTTCTTCAACTCCATCGAATCTCTAACAGACCGTAGAAGCCCTAGAACACTAAACGACCTCATTCGTGATGTGCAGGAAGAGTTTGTTGCATATGATGCGCCTACCTTGAATAGAATTTTTGTATCTCTTCAAACTTGTATGACTGAAGTACTTGAACAATAGTGGAGGCAATGGGTATAAAATGCCTCATTTGGGCAAGATAAGCTTGGAAGCCCAAAATCTGCTACCTATCAGCATTCCTTGTCCTGCTCTAGTTTATGAAAATGCCCTGAAGGCAGTAGCAAAGGCACTGCAAGCCGAAGAAGAAGCAAAACAAGAAGAAGCTCgcaagaaagaagaagcaaagaaagcaagagaggaagaaaagcaagaagaagctcgcaagaaagaagaagcaaagaaagcaagagaagaagcaaaacaagaagaagctcgcaagaaagaagaagcaaagCAAGCAAGAGAGGAAGAAAAGCGAGAAGAAGCTCGCAATAAAGAAGAAGCAAAGaaagcaagagaagaagaaaaacaagaagaagctcgcaagaaagaagaagcaaagaaagcaagagaagaagcaaaacaagaagaagctcgcaagaaagaagaagcaaagcaagcaagagaggaagaaaagcaagaagaagctCGCAAGAAAGAGGAAGCAAACCAAGAAGAAGCTCGCAAGAAAGAAGAAGTAAAGAAAGCAATAgaagaagaaaagcaagaagaaactcgaaagaaagaagaagcaaagaaagcaagagaataagcaaagaaagaaaaggaagaagcaaGGAAAAGCAATCAATCTAGAAAGCgcaagagaaaagaagaaacacCTACAGCgaagcaagcacaagcacaagcaaaaAGCGTAagcaacacaagcacaagcaagcacaatcacaaGTATCTACATCGAAGTGGAAGCAAGCTACAAGAATTTGTTGCAAGCAGAATTCCTACCTATTGACCATATCCTGAAATCTGCTACTGTTGCTACTGTTATGTGTTGATTATTATGTGCTCAGTACTCAAACTGAATTACTGGTTGTacctgtgatgacccacaagtataggggatcgcaacagtcttcgagggaagtattacccaatttattgattcgacacaaggggagacaaagaatacttgaaagccttaacagcggagtcgtcaattcagctgcactggaaacagaacttgctcgcaagagtttatcgatagtaacggttttatagcaagtagcgagtagtgaaataacgacgagcagagtaacaaagacagcagtagtgattttagtaaacgagcgaggattaaaatactgtaggcacggggacggatgacgggcgttgcatggatgagagaaactcatgtaacaatcatagtagggcatttgcaaataataataaaacggtatccaagtactaatcaatcaataggcatgtgttccaattatagtcgtacgtgctcgcaatgagaaacttgcacaacatcttttatcctaccagccggtggcagccgggcctcaagggaaactactggatattaaggtactccttttaatagagtaccggagcaaagcgttAACACTCCGtggacacatgtgatcctcacatcactaccatccgctccggttgtcccgatttgtcacttcggggccattggttccggacagctgacatgtgtatacaacttgcgggtaagaccataaacaatgaatatcatgatgaaataataacatgttcggatccgagatcatggcactcgggccctagtgacaagcattaagcataacaagttgcaacaatatcataaaagtaccatctactggacactaggcattatgccctaacaatcttatgctattacatgaccaatctcatccaatccctaccatccccttcggcctacagcgggggaattactcacacatggatgggggaaacattgctggttgatggagaggcgttggcggtgatggtggtgatgatctcctccaattccccgtcccggcggagtgccagaacggagacttctggctcccgcgatggagtttcgcgatgtggcggcgttctggagggtttctggcaacttcgacttctctccgtgcatttttaggtcgaggcgaataagtagtccgaaggggggcgtcggaggccggccgagggggccacaccacatggccgcgcgggcccccctgggccgcgccgcctgtggtgtggggccctcgggcctccacttcaattgtccttctggctccgtcattattctgggaaaataggccctttcgtcaaaatcccgaggtttttcctgaaagttggatttccgcacaaaaacgagacactgaacagttcgctgaaaacagcgttagtccgcgttagttgcatcca contains:
- the LOC124696932 gene encoding probable polygalacturonase At1g80170 yields the protein MDFHAAGDGSTDDAKAFAATWNATCRDSSSPTMVIPGGRTFLLSQIRLNGPCKSPVTVQLDGNIVAPNAIWTTTAANLLTFYRVNNLTVNGSGQMDGNGAIWWTCFNKKKCRVRPILLAFASCNNLSVKNIHLKDSPDKHMTLFRCSQVQVNNVSVRAPGKSPNTDGITMSFSDHVYISNCSFKTGDDCVSILSGTSDVNITNSACGPGHGISVGSLGGNNTTALVERITVSNCSFSKTMTGVRIKSWQGGSGKANGFLFENLNMTDVQYPIDIDQFYCPPGNCPPQDSAVAISDARFINIHGTSSNPKAIRILCSQSVQCRGIYLDNINLSCSRHTARTRATISNAYGTIAGTVKPHVQFLGA